In Arthrobacter sp. PAMC25284, a single genomic region encodes these proteins:
- the rpsS gene encoding 30S ribosomal protein S19 translates to MPRSLKKGPFVDQHLFVKVARENEKGTKNVIKTWSRRSMIVPDMLGHTIAVHDGRKHIPVFVTESMVGHKLGEFAPTRTFRGHVKDDRKGKRR, encoded by the coding sequence ATGCCACGCAGCCTGAAAAAAGGTCCTTTCGTTGACCAGCACCTCTTTGTGAAGGTAGCCAGGGAAAACGAAAAGGGCACCAAGAACGTCATCAAGACCTGGTCCCGCCGTTCGATGATCGTCCCCGACATGCTCGGACACACGATTGCCGTACACGACGGACGCAAGCACATCCCCGTGTTTGTCACTGAGTCGATGGTCGGGCACAAGCTCGGCGAATTCGCTCCCACGCGGACATTCCGCGGCCATGTCAAGGACGACCGTAAGGGCAAGCGCCGCTAG